In Sebaldella termitidis ATCC 33386, one DNA window encodes the following:
- a CDS encoding autotransporter-associated N-terminal domain-containing protein has translation MKNILGYTERQLKSCLKKNKRVKFSKSLPLIFLMTGNILNAGEEPAMGRVAENLQKKIKKLRDENKKNLRYSRLELERLEKEGDQVIKSPWESYIFSTLFGYKDMDSQSKEWKYGDRKDTMQDMDRAVLRSFLGLSSLRGGTTGWITETNTGDGEGNAWTVNTSVYDNTAQFTIIPTIKVPEVTTPLSPQVDLPSINVPVVPGAPAVTLTPVNVGTISVSVAAPSITGAIPAVTLNSPNDVSISTIAPNINVSVDEVSGPVISTVNQPVISFTPPNLSVAPQVPPKIKVPTPTVTAPVSPPAPSFEAFTRGRGDWLGGFSFIQGRNNFDRKILAWEQGSPAPSQRGINSQPMFNIGGTISGHGKNTSSKIYATTSPLGVVNNQYTDIRLSNAAAGGKPTNQYGAIPYPTVVVSPAAFPSNLAGEWVSAVDNDTLQGFSTSRYQQSWIFQGSPIVQDMDIIVGGSATYSTALFAQTGSIQMNRVGLELKGKTIIGQLSIRGAYNVKFTDVDINITGDSNSLLTTQLYPNTHVYWQSSDGRNSTTWGSSYLDNVASTTAIDFGGTKLVADRSKNTIVYVAPAEMHRWLGYSQMVPLPGTTSPTVYDVNAAKYYMYAPVMGNVNVKNTGGDVEYTGSGNVGIWVAGYVPDRTKWATGLAPSLDLGTVKLQGDKNVGFYLASHDTRPDANGIFQGNINVNVKLGTDIDGKGGTTQTGTGNISGNSNTKSEDNVALYVSSGQRAGMNNTVGTAYQEYFPATLDFKVDKSVTPNLVGINNGTQIGFQYLTADPIRDLSVTNFNLEFGKFSERGIGIISKNGSVVNVNKGTAISDNAGTGADRATGTIMFYSEGVWFNPRKVLTGGVYNKEAYGRGESQTGQKNIVDFNSTINVSNNVSMSSYEAIAFFAKNGGKITGNDVTMTGHSSIGAFAYGANDFDSSKTVLANNTGAGSQASTTITLGNVTATGLGSAANKNDGSNSNVGVAALSISNDELTKGTGNTAVTVTGNLNVNGVGAFAKGDKAVIKILGTNSTVNTGENGGLVAQKGGKVEFGGGTITHKIADKVAFYSDAKAGATVSTIDFKGGTTFEMYKGIAFYGSKSDFDGTTGRYLGMNNVTVNLRDNGINLGYFQYSSSESDADRTINWTGTNISTYLNSLKSRVGNATINDNGFWFKSSLDGAIVNVNGDVNLDYASDDSGGTPDKFNDITIERSKVIVNPGITVESIDKGNGLKMASNTSAANNTETGYTIKGTVNIKDPTVTGPGAKENVGIYTSFGHINNTNTGLIKVDKGVGAYGVNGSQIINDGVIEISAKTNNTLGGIGLVGVTRKVKADGTVDTAENYGTDNTSNPSMASLPLVDIINRGTLNIYSAGTTPASNATGIFAENNTGGARSRVKIHNESEAIILGNESVGIKVKAASGITEGGTLTLKHKTGVSGPDIKVGETSFVISAEYSDVKFDGNYTVEMGRESVALNLTGNSTVSTASAADVLTVNYDYNDPGITTAPKYGTGIYYTGKIGEIVTNNLNLALQPAGLISDDNNALVGIYAAGAETNTSNITKLYNNGNISVGNYDYGIYGKNIYTINTGNIEVKDNGIGILSDEGRVETADNKIKVTGDKGIGIYAGAVSGTYNRDVLINPGMSGKLEITGEEGIGVYLEGKARLDNKGTIEMADSNTPGALPGEILRKTGVYLKNSDTANESTGIIKVNKNNIGVYSLNSRFENKGAGLVSVEDTTAAQNIGIYAVTSNDAAADNFLISNSGTIEVKGLKNIGIYSEIKDTASAGDTGHINLSSGRINVTASDPLTDSNIPLGVYAKGQNINVSSVSSITKVSENGIGIYIDGISTLGNSVNAFNGGFTLKSAALSTPAIGAYLKNGAQALAGNINVISTGTANDSSGNPLRPIGIFYAENTGALTNGVNITLTNDGINLNQETIGLYAEKNNSLTNTGNITINANSKGIGGYFKDTNLINSGAVTVNADGAYGLYVKSDGAAVTNSSNSGLINVNNKEAVGIILDDKAKLTNTAVINSTAGGNAAQNGSMGVYVTNQGNFVNDVSGNIYATAAAAGTNPGSVGIYIKNGLADNKGTITSDYVGLYAEKDSSLASSSTIADHTGTITINNGIGIYAKDTGTQINLNAGGAINGTVNGLSGVMAYDKASVKLAGTNISLTGDQSNAIILGNSTLNTDKSVLDLNSGNITVGKEGTAIYSKNGIINIAGGYTGLITLGEKGTGVYADKDTAVSAGTLETVYSHGTNKGVGIFYDGGIQENKVTIKQHAGNNNLINIYAQDIALVNNADQEVSQNGIGIFVKGPGLATSVENKKTLSLTGTNSVGIVTEAGSAVTGIGKIAGINGKHDKIGVYVKGGDISGTAGYEFDIDGGIGIYLNNAVSYTGTMELKGGVYDDSLNKYRAIGILAAPSFGTGTLSAGIDMTGSGGIGIYQENGTDITYTGKLDIKGTSTAADQGIGVYTKAGSQFNLASGGDIKIGGTNNIGFYVESGGILNVTGGTVTNTEDGIFAYLEGGSMTFTGGGTNINYANVIVASGGSLVNQTTIATGKTGLQATGESPLLVPSTILNDTGGIINSSTLNAVAMTGLDKAYIENKGKINLNGDGSIGMYVRDADGLTTGEVNVGEKSVAYYADGINGKMIINGTSNIGKNSTLLAVADGARIDYQSGAINLGDERYGALIDGAASIIDFGGNNITTGNKSVAIMLQNGGQLNTTLHDITVGSEAVGIYLADFTNVISPLSRTINLGTGSTGIYGENGGNIQLDGSILSAAYGAKGIASKNSAVTWIENSGMINLSGAASVGMYGEGIAQIRNSSGKTIKIGDGDTINSKSGVGIFGLNSDSIVNEGIIEFGNEAAGIYGENITSGIENRAGSLLTNNGGQKGTGIFAKGSMVENRGNIAMGDASNGIYSDNGLVNNYSNITVGNDKSAGIFTSGTAAINHISGTVSAGSDSVILASESGNIINNSTLISTGEGTTYIYSKAGNGETNTALTLTDYSVGMYGQSGTMTNKSVITVGKSDVAAGKFSVGMATETGNIINSSGALITVGNEAGVGMFASGIEVKHSDGTVTFGPSGRAENYGTIDVTGLKAYGMLGTNGATVYNDSNGIINVDGTGAKGLVGTNEAHLINNGTVNVNGQDAQGVYIEKGATLTNTGQINVSGAGRIGVFVGMGSSFVNTAGITISSGGTVVLDGGGTLANIGDIVIDGPNATVNGITINNTGKIEVTGTINFTDNILLETTPGKTGTINVGGISGTGHIILSPGATLGNNYDMYHVQLLGGLHNPTTETIRLTSQSVSFLAEKYFDKDLNSYVLTLTRIPYAQMLKNTEAVEFGKGLDELYTKGPSGSEMDMFDALKSVSDKDELAETFDMQLRGNVYANIQQRMMDVSGVLDTAYKQLKSEENTTKDITKVSAIYSGGNITDKNPGVEEYDYQSLGIMYLKEKETLKYGTNFNYSLGILQSKFDFDQGSKEDITSLKAGIGYEQYLKQGSRFKYMTRGELGVNYHDMERKIYLSNGTYKNNGDYFSGTAEWKNRLNYELPIISKNFKMDIFGSLNTGYGKFQGFKEDGDGMYLDVKSEDYFSLRPGAGVEGEWSYTTVKGSKFMLTAGAAYEYETQDIYGDGNEVKIANTDAGYYRLEEPEKIDNIFKANVGVGYETSGGFKTGVRVEREEGSVKGTKYQLDFSWKF, from the coding sequence ATGAAAAATATACTTGGATATACTGAAAGGCAGCTAAAATCATGCCTAAAGAAAAATAAAAGGGTAAAATTTTCAAAAAGCCTGCCATTGATTTTTCTGATGACAGGTAATATTTTAAATGCAGGTGAAGAACCCGCTATGGGAAGAGTAGCTGAAAATCTACAAAAAAAGATAAAAAAACTGCGTGATGAAAATAAGAAAAATCTGAGATACAGCAGATTGGAACTGGAGCGTCTGGAAAAAGAGGGAGATCAGGTAATAAAATCTCCATGGGAAAGCTATATATTTTCAACATTATTTGGATATAAAGATATGGACAGTCAGAGCAAAGAATGGAAATACGGGGACAGGAAAGATACTATGCAGGATATGGACAGGGCAGTTTTGAGAAGTTTTCTCGGCCTGTCAAGTCTGCGCGGAGGAACCACTGGATGGATCACTGAAACTAATACAGGAGACGGAGAAGGAAATGCATGGACAGTGAATACATCGGTATATGATAATACGGCACAGTTTACAATAATCCCTACAATAAAAGTGCCTGAAGTAACAACTCCGCTGTCGCCGCAGGTTGATCTTCCAAGCATTAATGTACCTGTAGTTCCCGGAGCACCGGCAGTAACCTTAACACCTGTGAATGTGGGTACTATTTCCGTGAGTGTGGCAGCTCCGAGCATTACCGGGGCAATACCGGCAGTAACGCTGAATTCGCCGAATGATGTAAGTATAAGTACAATAGCACCTAACATAAATGTATCTGTGGATGAAGTAAGCGGTCCTGTAATAAGTACAGTAAATCAGCCGGTTATTTCATTTACACCGCCGAATTTAAGCGTAGCACCACAGGTGCCTCCGAAAATAAAAGTACCTACACCAACAGTGACGGCACCGGTTTCACCGCCGGCACCAAGCTTTGAGGCTTTTACAAGAGGAAGAGGAGACTGGCTGGGCGGTTTTTCGTTTATTCAGGGAAGAAATAATTTTGACAGAAAAATACTGGCATGGGAGCAGGGTTCGCCGGCACCGTCGCAAAGAGGAATAAACAGCCAGCCAATGTTCAATATAGGCGGGACAATAAGCGGGCACGGTAAAAATACTTCAAGTAAAATATATGCTACTACAAGCCCTCTGGGAGTAGTAAATAACCAATATACTGATATAAGGTTAAGCAATGCGGCAGCAGGAGGGAAACCTACGAACCAATACGGAGCAATTCCTTATCCTACAGTAGTGGTGAGTCCGGCGGCATTTCCGTCGAATTTAGCTGGAGAATGGGTTTCGGCAGTTGATAATGACACACTGCAGGGCTTTAGTACTTCAAGATATCAGCAGTCATGGATTTTTCAGGGTTCTCCCATAGTACAGGATATGGATATAATAGTAGGAGGATCTGCAACTTATTCTACGGCACTATTTGCACAGACTGGCTCAATTCAGATGAACAGAGTGGGACTGGAACTAAAAGGAAAAACAATAATAGGGCAGCTCAGCATAAGAGGTGCCTATAATGTAAAATTTACAGATGTAGATATAAATATAACAGGGGATTCAAACAGTCTTCTGACAACCCAGCTTTATCCCAATACACATGTATACTGGCAGTCTAGTGACGGGAGAAACTCAACTACATGGGGATCAAGTTATCTTGATAATGTTGCAAGTACTACAGCTATAGATTTTGGCGGAACAAAACTTGTAGCAGACAGAAGCAAAAATACTATAGTTTATGTAGCACCTGCCGAAATGCACAGATGGCTCGGATATTCCCAGATGGTACCGCTGCCTGGGACGACTTCGCCTACAGTTTATGATGTGAATGCTGCAAAGTATTATATGTATGCTCCTGTAATGGGAAATGTCAATGTAAAAAATACCGGCGGAGATGTAGAATATACAGGAAGTGGAAACGTAGGAATATGGGTAGCAGGTTATGTTCCAGACAGGACAAAATGGGCTACAGGACTGGCACCATCCCTTGATCTGGGGACTGTGAAGCTTCAGGGAGATAAAAACGTAGGTTTTTATCTTGCGTCGCATGATACAAGACCAGATGCAAACGGGATATTTCAGGGAAATATCAATGTGAATGTAAAACTGGGAACGGATATAGACGGTAAAGGCGGGACAACACAGACCGGAACTGGAAATATAAGCGGAAACAGCAATACAAAAAGTGAAGATAACGTAGCACTTTATGTATCATCAGGGCAGAGAGCCGGAATGAATAATACAGTAGGGACGGCGTATCAGGAATATTTTCCTGCTACACTGGATTTTAAAGTAGATAAAAGTGTTACTCCTAATCTTGTGGGAATAAATAACGGAACACAAATAGGATTTCAATATCTGACAGCTGATCCGATAAGAGATTTAAGCGTAACTAATTTTAATCTGGAATTTGGTAAATTTTCTGAAAGAGGAATAGGAATTATTTCTAAAAACGGAAGTGTGGTTAATGTAAATAAAGGAACTGCAATATCGGATAATGCCGGAACAGGTGCAGACAGAGCAACAGGAACAATTATGTTTTACAGTGAAGGTGTCTGGTTTAACCCGAGAAAAGTGCTTACAGGCGGAGTATACAATAAGGAAGCATACGGTAGAGGGGAAAGTCAGACAGGTCAGAAAAATATAGTAGATTTTAATTCTACAATAAATGTGAGTAACAATGTTTCCATGTCAAGCTATGAGGCAATAGCTTTCTTTGCTAAAAACGGAGGAAAGATAACAGGTAATGATGTAACTATGACAGGTCATAGTTCTATAGGAGCTTTTGCATACGGGGCTAATGACTTTGATTCGTCAAAAACTGTACTGGCTAACAATACAGGAGCGGGAAGTCAGGCTTCTACGACAATTACTCTGGGAAATGTAACTGCAACAGGACTTGGTTCAGCAGCTAATAAAAATGACGGAAGCAACAGTAATGTCGGAGTAGCAGCCTTAAGCATATCAAATGACGAGCTAACTAAAGGAACAGGAAATACAGCAGTAACTGTTACAGGAAATCTGAATGTAAACGGTGTCGGAGCTTTTGCTAAAGGTGACAAAGCCGTAATAAAAATTCTGGGAACAAACAGTACCGTAAATACAGGTGAAAATGGAGGGCTTGTTGCTCAGAAGGGCGGTAAGGTAGAATTCGGCGGCGGAACTATTACTCATAAAATTGCTGATAAAGTAGCTTTTTATTCTGATGCAAAAGCCGGGGCAACAGTATCTACCATAGACTTCAAAGGCGGAACAACATTTGAAATGTATAAGGGGATAGCTTTTTACGGATCGAAAAGTGATTTTGACGGAACTACGGGACGATATCTCGGAATGAATAATGTAACTGTAAATCTGAGAGACAATGGTATTAATCTGGGGTATTTTCAGTACAGCTCAAGCGAGAGCGATGCAGACAGAACAATTAACTGGACTGGGACTAATATTTCCACATATCTGAACAGTCTAAAAAGCAGAGTAGGAAATGCTACCATAAATGATAACGGCTTCTGGTTCAAATCTTCTTTAGACGGGGCAATTGTTAATGTAAACGGAGATGTAAATCTGGATTATGCGTCTGATGATTCAGGCGGAACACCGGATAAATTCAATGATATAACAATAGAAAGATCAAAGGTAATTGTGAATCCGGGTATAACTGTCGAGTCAATCGATAAAGGGAACGGACTGAAAATGGCTTCCAATACAAGTGCAGCTAATAATACGGAAACTGGTTATACAATAAAAGGGACAGTAAATATAAAGGATCCTACAGTAACTGGGCCGGGAGCTAAAGAAAATGTCGGTATTTATACCAGCTTCGGTCATATAAATAATACAAATACAGGATTAATAAAAGTAGATAAAGGTGTGGGAGCATACGGGGTAAACGGCAGTCAGATAATAAACGACGGAGTAATAGAAATTTCTGCTAAGACAAACAATACTCTGGGCGGAATAGGACTGGTCGGTGTTACAAGAAAGGTAAAAGCTGACGGTACTGTGGATACCGCAGAGAATTACGGTACTGACAATACTTCAAATCCGTCTATGGCGTCTCTGCCATTGGTAGATATTATAAATAGAGGTACATTAAATATATATTCGGCAGGAACAACCCCTGCTTCAAATGCTACTGGAATATTCGCGGAAAATAATACAGGCGGTGCAAGAAGCAGAGTAAAAATACACAATGAAAGCGAAGCGATAATTCTCGGGAATGAAAGTGTGGGAATTAAAGTAAAAGCAGCAAGCGGAATTACCGAGGGCGGAACTCTTACACTAAAGCATAAAACGGGTGTGAGCGGACCGGATATAAAAGTAGGTGAAACTTCATTTGTAATATCGGCAGAATACTCTGATGTGAAATTTGACGGAAATTATACTGTGGAAATGGGAAGAGAAAGTGTAGCGCTGAATCTTACGGGAAATAGTACTGTAAGTACTGCAAGTGCAGCTGATGTACTGACTGTTAATTATGATTATAATGATCCGGGGATAACAACGGCTCCGAAATACGGAACAGGAATTTATTATACGGGAAAAATCGGAGAAATAGTAACGAATAATCTGAACCTTGCATTACAGCCGGCAGGGCTCATATCAGATGATAATAACGCACTTGTAGGTATTTATGCGGCAGGAGCCGAGACAAATACTTCCAATATAACAAAACTCTATAATAACGGAAATATTTCCGTAGGTAATTATGATTATGGAATTTATGGAAAAAATATTTATACAATAAATACAGGAAATATCGAGGTAAAAGATAACGGTATAGGTATTTTATCAGATGAGGGCCGTGTAGAAACAGCGGATAATAAAATAAAAGTAACGGGTGACAAGGGAATAGGTATTTATGCAGGAGCTGTCAGCGGAACATATAACAGAGATGTGCTGATAAATCCGGGAATGAGCGGCAAGCTTGAAATAACAGGTGAAGAAGGTATAGGTGTATACCTTGAAGGAAAAGCAAGACTGGATAATAAAGGAACAATAGAAATGGCAGATTCTAATACACCGGGAGCTTTACCAGGAGAAATACTCAGAAAAACCGGGGTTTATCTGAAAAATTCCGATACTGCCAATGAATCAACAGGAATAATCAAAGTAAATAAAAACAATATAGGAGTATATTCACTGAATTCCAGATTTGAAAACAAAGGAGCTGGTCTGGTGTCGGTAGAAGATACTACAGCAGCACAAAATATAGGAATATATGCTGTAACTTCAAATGATGCCGCAGCAGATAATTTTCTTATTTCAAACAGCGGAACCATTGAAGTAAAGGGTTTGAAAAATATAGGGATCTATTCTGAAATAAAAGACACGGCAAGTGCTGGAGATACTGGACATATAAATCTGTCTTCGGGAAGAATAAATGTAACAGCTTCAGATCCTCTGACAGATTCAAATATTCCATTGGGAGTATATGCAAAGGGGCAGAATATAAATGTGTCATCAGTTTCATCTATTACAAAAGTCAGTGAAAATGGGATAGGTATTTATATTGACGGTATTTCGACACTGGGAAATTCCGTTAATGCATTTAACGGCGGATTTACACTAAAATCAGCAGCATTATCTACGCCGGCAATAGGGGCATATCTGAAAAACGGAGCTCAGGCACTGGCTGGAAATATTAATGTGATTAGTACAGGAACTGCAAATGACAGTTCAGGAAATCCTTTAAGACCAATAGGAATATTTTATGCGGAGAATACAGGAGCTCTTACTAACGGTGTAAATATTACCCTGACAAATGACGGTATAAATCTAAATCAGGAAACGATCGGGCTGTATGCAGAAAAAAATAACAGCCTTACAAATACGGGGAACATAACAATAAATGCAAATTCAAAAGGTATAGGCGGGTATTTTAAAGATACCAACCTTATAAACAGCGGAGCTGTAACTGTAAATGCAGATGGTGCATACGGGCTTTATGTAAAATCAGACGGAGCAGCAGTAACAAATTCTTCTAATTCAGGATTAATAAATGTTAATAATAAAGAAGCAGTGGGAATTATTCTTGATGATAAAGCCAAGCTGACTAATACAGCTGTAATAAATTCCACAGCTGGAGGAAATGCAGCACAAAATGGCTCTATGGGTGTATATGTGACAAATCAGGGAAATTTTGTAAATGATGTATCCGGGAATATATATGCTACAGCAGCAGCTGCAGGAACTAATCCGGGAAGTGTAGGAATTTATATAAAAAATGGTCTGGCAGATAATAAAGGAACAATAACATCTGATTATGTGGGGCTGTATGCAGAAAAAGACAGCAGTCTGGCATCTTCTTCAACTATCGCTGATCATACAGGAACTATAACTATAAATAACGGAATAGGAATATATGCTAAGGATACAGGAACACAGATAAATCTGAATGCAGGCGGAGCAATAAACGGTACTGTAAATGGTTTATCCGGAGTAATGGCTTATGATAAAGCATCTGTAAAATTAGCAGGAACAAATATATCACTTACAGGTGACCAGTCAAATGCAATAATATTGGGGAATAGTACTTTAAACACCGATAAGTCGGTTCTGGATCTGAATTCTGGGAATATAACTGTAGGTAAAGAAGGAACTGCAATATATTCTAAGAATGGAATTATTAATATAGCCGGCGGGTATACAGGATTAATTACATTGGGGGAAAAAGGAACAGGAGTATATGCCGATAAAGATACAGCAGTAAGTGCTGGGACTCTGGAAACAGTATATTCACACGGTACAAACAAAGGTGTGGGAATATTCTATGACGGAGGAATTCAGGAAAATAAAGTAACAATAAAACAGCATGCCGGGAATAATAATCTGATAAATATTTACGCGCAGGATATAGCACTTGTAAATAATGCAGATCAGGAAGTATCACAAAACGGAATAGGTATTTTTGTAAAAGGACCTGGATTAGCAACAAGCGTAGAAAATAAAAAGACGCTGTCACTAACAGGAACTAATTCTGTGGGAATAGTAACAGAGGCAGGCTCAGCTGTAACAGGTATAGGCAAAATAGCCGGGATAAACGGAAAACATGATAAGATAGGCGTATATGTAAAAGGCGGGGATATATCGGGAACAGCCGGTTATGAATTTGATATAGACGGCGGAATAGGAATATACCTGAACAATGCAGTAAGCTATACAGGGACAATGGAGCTGAAAGGCGGAGTGTATGATGACAGTCTGAATAAATACAGGGCAATAGGAATTCTTGCAGCACCGTCATTTGGTACTGGAACACTTTCTGCAGGTATAGATATGACAGGTTCTGGAGGAATAGGGATTTATCAGGAAAATGGAACTGATATCACATATACCGGTAAACTGGACATAAAAGGAACAAGTACAGCTGCTGATCAGGGAATAGGGGTTTATACAAAGGCAGGAAGCCAGTTTAATCTTGCTTCAGGCGGAGATATCAAAATAGGCGGTACAAACAATATTGGATTCTATGTGGAGTCTGGAGGAATCCTTAATGTAACAGGAGGAACCGTAACTAATACCGAAGACGGTATATTTGCTTATCTGGAAGGCGGAAGCATGACTTTTACCGGCGGAGGAACTAATATTAATTATGCCAATGTAATAGTAGCTTCAGGAGGAAGTCTTGTAAACCAGACAACTATAGCAACAGGAAAAACAGGACTTCAGGCAACAGGTGAAAGCCCACTGCTGGTACCGTCGACAATATTAAACGATACAGGCGGTATTATAAATTCATCTACACTAAATGCAGTGGCAATGACAGGACTGGACAAAGCTTATATTGAAAATAAAGGGAAAATAAATTTGAACGGTGACGGGTCTATCGGTATGTATGTAAGAGATGCCGACGGATTAACAACAGGTGAGGTTAATGTAGGCGAAAAATCTGTAGCTTATTATGCCGACGGAATAAATGGTAAAATGATAATTAACGGAACAAGCAATATAGGTAAAAACTCGACGCTGCTTGCAGTAGCAGACGGAGCGAGAATTGATTATCAGAGCGGAGCAATAAATCTCGGAGATGAAAGATACGGAGCCCTTATAGACGGAGCGGCAAGTATAATTGATTTTGGCGGGAATAACATAACAACAGGCAATAAGTCAGTAGCAATAATGCTGCAAAACGGCGGACAGCTGAATACTACACTGCATGATATAACAGTAGGCAGTGAAGCTGTAGGAATATATCTTGCAGATTTTACGAATGTAATATCGCCGTTATCAAGAACTATAAACCTTGGAACAGGTTCAACAGGTATATACGGGGAAAACGGAGGAAATATCCAGCTTGACGGAAGTATACTTTCAGCGGCATATGGAGCCAAAGGAATAGCATCTAAAAATTCTGCAGTAACATGGATAGAAAATTCCGGGATGATAAATCTGTCAGGTGCAGCAAGTGTGGGGATGTACGGCGAAGGAATAGCACAAATAAGAAACAGCAGTGGAAAAACAATAAAAATCGGAGACGGGGATACTATAAACAGTAAATCTGGTGTAGGAATCTTTGGACTTAATTCAGACAGCATTGTAAATGAAGGAATAATAGAATTTGGGAATGAAGCTGCGGGAATCTACGGTGAAAATATTACATCAGGTATAGAAAACAGAGCAGGAAGCCTGCTTACAAATAACGGCGGCCAGAAAGGAACAGGAATATTCGCCAAAGGCTCGATGGTGGAAAATCGTGGAAATATAGCTATGGGAGATGCATCAAATGGTATTTATTCTGATAACGGCTTAGTAAATAACTACAGCAATATAACTGTAGGGAATGATAAGTCGGCGGGAATATTTACTTCGGGAACAGCAGCTATAAATCATATTTCCGGAACAGTAAGTGCGGGATCAGATTCTGTAATTCTTGCTTCGGAAAGCGGGAATATAATAAATAACAGTACACTTATATCCACTGGTGAAGGAACTACATATATTTACAGTAAAGCCGGGAACGGGGAAACAAATACGGCTCTGACATTAACAGACTACAGTGTGGGAATGTACGGGCAGTCAGGAACAATGACAAATAAAAGTGTAATAACTGTGGGAAAATCAGATGTAGCAGCTGGGAAATTCTCTGTGGGAATGGCAACTGAAACAGGAAATATAATAAATTCATCAGGTGCTTTGATAACTGTGGGAAATGAAGCCGGAGTCGGTATGTTTGCCAGCGGTATAGAAGTAAAGCATTCTGACGGGACAGTGACTTTCGGTCCTTCAGGAAGAGCTGAAAACTATGGCACTATAGATGTAACAGGGCTAAAAGCTTACGGGATGCTCGGTACAAACGGTGCAACCGTATATAATGATTCAAACGGAATTATAAATGTGGACGGGACAGGTGCAAAAGGTCTCGTTGGAACAAATGAAGCACATTTGATAAATAATGGTACTGTAAATGTAAACGGACAGGATGCTCAGGGAGTATATATAGAAAAAGGCGCCACACTTACGAATACAGGACAGATTAATGTAAGCGGAGCCGGAAGAATCGGAGTATTTGTAGGAATGGGAAGCTCTTTTGTAAATACTGCGGGAATAACAATAAGCTCTGGAGGGACTGTAGTACTTGACGGAGGCGGAACACTCGCTAACATAGGAGATATAGTCATAGACGGACCTAATGCAACTGTAAACGGAATTACAATAAATAATACCGGAAAAATAGAGGTAACAGGAACAATTAATTTTACTGACAATATTCTTCTGGAAACAACACCGGGAAAAACAGGAACGATAAATGTAGGCGGAATATCCGGAACAGGACATATTATACTTAGTCCGGGAGCAACACTTGGAAATAATTATGATATGTATCATGTACAGCTTCTCGGAGGACTGCATAATCCGACTACAGAAACAATAAGGCTGACATCTCAATCGGTATCCTTCCTTGCGGAAAAATATTTTGACAAGGATCTGAACAGCTATGTACTGACACTTACAAGAATACCGTATGCACAGATGCTTAAAAATACAGAGGCGGTAGAATTCGGAAAAGGACTGGACGAGCTTTATACAAAAGGGCCTTCAGGCAGTGAAATGGATATGTTTGATGCATTGAAATCAGTATCTGATAAGGATGAACTGGCTGAAACATTTGATATGCAGCTGAGAGGTAATGTATATGCGAATATCCAGCAGAGAATGATGGATGTAAGCGGAGTTCTTGATACAGCATACAAGCAGCTGAAAAGCGAAGAAAATACAACTAAGGATATTACTAAGGTATCAGCGATTTATTCGGGAGGAAATATTACAGATAAGAATCCGGGAGTGGAGGAATATGATTATCAGTCACTGGGAATCATGTATCTGAAGGAAAAAGAAACATTGAAATATGGTACAAACTTTAATTATTCACTTGGAATACTGCAAAGTAAGTTTGATTTTGATCAGGGATCAAAAGAAGACATAACAAGTCTGAAAGCGGGAATAGGATATGAACAGTATCTGAAGCAGGGCAGCAGATTCAAATATATGACAAGAGGAGAGCTTGGGGTAAATTACCATGATATGGAAAGAAAGATTTACTTAAGCAACGGAACATACAAGAATAACGGAGATTACTTCTCTGGAACAGCAGAATGGAAAAACAGACTGAACTATGAACTTCCAATAATATCAAAGAATTTTAAGATGGATATATTTGGAAGTCTGAATACAGGATACGGGAAATTCCAAGGCTTCAAGGAAGACGGAGACGGAATGTATCTTGATGTAAAATCAGAGGATTACTTCTCATTAAGACCAGGAGCAGGGGTAGAGGGAGAATGGTCATATACAACGGTAAAAGGAAGTAAGTTTATGCTTACGGCAGGAGCAGCTTATGAATATGAGACACAGGATATCTATGGAGACGGAAATGAGGTAAAAATAGCCAATACAGATGCAGGGTACTACAGACTGGAAGAACCTGAAAAAATAGATAATATATTTAAGGCAAATGTCGGAGTAGGCTATGAAACATCAGGAGGATTTAAAACAGGAGTAAGAGTAGAGAGAGAAGAAGGAAGTGTAAAGGGTACAAAATATCAGTTAGACTTTTCATGGAAATTCTAA